The following are encoded together in the Bacillota bacterium genome:
- a CDS encoding SPFH domain-containing protein, which translates to MSTIEQLLTSESGAFLIAIVIFAILVIRATLRVLPEWERAVVLRLGRLLGVKGPGIIFLLPYIDRPIRVDTRLVTMDVPRQEVMTRDNVPVTVDAIVLFRVIDPAAAVTKIENFIRTTSLISQTTLRSTLGQAELDDLLSHRDKINQQLQSIIDEQTEPYGVKVVAVEVRDVVLPDSMKRAMARQAESERERRAKVINAEGEYQAAERLVQAAQMMATQPAALQLRYLQTISEMSAQSTSTTIIPVPVDLLLPFIRQVGTPPTPPAQPSSQPAGGE; encoded by the coding sequence ATGAGCACCATCGAGCAATTGCTGACAAGCGAGTCGGGTGCGTTTCTCATTGCGATAGTGATTTTTGCCATTCTGGTCATTCGAGCAACACTGCGTGTGCTGCCCGAGTGGGAGCGGGCTGTGGTGCTGAGGTTGGGGCGGCTGCTGGGAGTGAAGGGTCCCGGCATCATCTTCCTGTTGCCGTATATCGACCGTCCCATTCGCGTGGATACCCGCCTGGTGACTATGGACGTGCCTCGCCAGGAGGTGATGACGCGCGATAACGTGCCGGTGACCGTCGATGCTATCGTGCTGTTTCGGGTGATAGACCCCGCGGCGGCAGTCACCAAAATCGAGAACTTCATCCGCACCACCTCCCTCATCTCGCAGACCACTTTGCGAAGCACCTTGGGGCAGGCCGAGCTGGACGACCTGCTATCGCACCGCGACAAGATTAACCAGCAGCTGCAAAGCATCATCGACGAGCAGACTGAGCCCTACGGCGTGAAGGTAGTGGCCGTCGAGGTGCGCGACGTGGTGCTACCCGATAGCATGAAGCGGGCGATGGCGCGCCAGGCGGAGAGCGAGCGCGAGCGGCGTGCGAAGGTCATCAATGCGGAGGGCGAGTATCAGGCAGCGGAACGCCTCGTGCAGGCGGCGCAGATGATGGCAACCCAACCCGCTGCGCTGCAATTGCGCTATCTGCAAACCATCTCCGAAATGAGCGCACAGAGCACCAGCACCACCATCATTCCTGTGCCCGTCGACCTGCTGTTACCGTTTATCCGCCAGGTGGGTACACCGCCCACTCCGCCTGCGCAACCTTCATCCCAGCCGGCGGGAGGAGAGTAG
- a CDS encoding nodulation protein NfeD, producing MMSSFRWLRRLLLLAFLVWVGFALAQKPADVPPVIVMRMEGVIAPPNAEYFSRTLRLARERGAQLLVVELDTPGGLMTSMEDIVKAILASDIPVAVYVSPSGAKAGSAGTFITVASHIAAMAPGTSIGAATPVSATGEDVPRAMEKKVTNYAASYIRSLAEQRGRNAEWAELAVREGAAISEKQALEKRVIDLVAPNLNALLEKIDGRTVKLPQRTVVLKTREAPVQRSEMVFRERLLQVLVNPNVLAILGVLALYGLIAEIQNPGAIFPGVIGVISLLLMLYGFSVLPVSWAGIALLVLAVILFIADAFAPSHGVLTLGGAVSMLLGLLMLFETPDPALRVSWVVALTLTALTSFFFLFIVAAGIRAQQARRVTGMEAMKGAVAVARTDISPRGKIFYDGAYWNAVTEGESIKAGERVIIERMEGLTAIVRKEEGTS from the coding sequence ATGATGTCATCGTTCCGCTGGCTAAGAAGGCTTTTGCTCCTTGCGTTCCTCGTGTGGGTGGGATTCGCGCTTGCTCAGAAACCTGCAGACGTGCCCCCGGTCATCGTGATGCGCATGGAGGGGGTGATTGCCCCGCCAAACGCCGAGTATTTCTCGCGCACCCTGCGGTTAGCCCGTGAGCGCGGCGCGCAACTGCTGGTGGTGGAGCTGGACACCCCCGGCGGTTTGATGACTTCGATGGAAGACATCGTGAAAGCCATCCTTGCCAGCGATATTCCGGTCGCGGTGTATGTGTCGCCGTCGGGAGCGAAAGCGGGCTCGGCAGGCACGTTCATCACGGTCGCATCGCACATCGCGGCGATGGCGCCCGGAACCAGCATTGGGGCGGCGACACCCGTTTCGGCTACAGGAGAAGATGTGCCCCGCGCGATGGAGAAAAAGGTGACCAACTACGCCGCATCTTACATCCGTTCTCTTGCCGAGCAACGGGGACGCAACGCCGAATGGGCGGAGCTGGCGGTTCGGGAAGGCGCGGCGATCAGTGAAAAACAGGCACTGGAAAAGCGCGTGATCGATTTGGTAGCTCCCAACCTGAACGCTCTGCTGGAGAAGATAGACGGGCGCACGGTCAAACTTCCCCAGCGCACGGTGGTGCTGAAGACGCGCGAAGCTCCAGTCCAGCGTTCGGAGATGGTATTCCGGGAGCGTCTGCTGCAGGTACTGGTCAACCCGAATGTGCTGGCGATTCTGGGCGTGCTGGCGCTGTACGGGCTGATTGCAGAGATTCAGAACCCCGGAGCCATCTTCCCCGGCGTGATTGGGGTTATCTCGTTGTTGCTGATGCTGTACGGCTTTTCGGTGCTGCCCGTCTCGTGGGCAGGCATTGCCCTGCTGGTGCTGGCGGTTATCCTGTTTATTGCCGACGCCTTCGCTCCATCGCACGGCGTGCTGACACTGGGCGGTGCTGTATCCATGCTGTTGGGACTGCTGATGCTCTTTGAGACACCCGACCCTGCCCTGCGGGTCTCCTGGGTGGTTGCGCTGACGCTGACCGCGCTGACCTCGTTCTTTTTCCTGTTCATCGTGGCTGCCGGCATTCGGGCACAACAGGCACGCCGGGTAACCGGCATGGAAGCGATGAAGGGCGCGGTGGCTGTGGCGCGCACCGACATTTCCCCGCGTGGGAAGATTTTCTATGATGGCGCGTACTGGAACGCCGTCACCGAAGGAGAATCCATTAAGGCGGGCGAACGAGTGATTATCGAGAGGATGGAAGGTTTGACCGCCATCGTGCGCAAAGAGGAGGGAACATCATGA
- a CDS encoding glycoside hydrolase family 127 protein: MSVAPACECPRGCHFRFEGWIGERLQANLNQWLLTAPIANPAMLQMFRDRDRKPRRALVPWAGEFAGKYLISAVQGYRLSRDRRLRDLLQWFVRELISVQDADGYLGPHPKPERLTGKTHDGQSPLWDLWGHYHCMLGLWYWWQETGDADALQSACKAADLICRRFLDSGTRILSAGAEEMNMAISHVLCLLYQSTRNTRYLQMVREIEKDWETPPAGDYVRTALRGVEFYQTPKPRWESLPNVQAIAELYFITGDERYRRAVLHIYRSIRKTDRHNSGAFSSAEQAVGNPYDTRAIETCCVIAWMALCIDVLRITGDPTVADELELATYNAVLGAQHPSGRWWTYNTPMDGLRRAAAHDIVFQAHQGAPELNCCSVNAPRGLGMLSEWAVMCTPGGVNLNYYGPGKMQVHLMRGRTLTLTVQGDYPCRQEVQIGIGLTHPTEFALRLRIPGWSRKTEIWLNAQRVPDVMPGTYLSLQREWRSGDTIRIRFDFSLHAWLGEREQAGKVSLYRGPVLLAYDQRFNAMDPDEVPTLSLSHLHYVEEQKKEWLPPLFLLRFATTDGRALRLCDFASAGAAGTVYRSWLPVRDTALSDEMRSPFAV; this comes from the coding sequence ATGTCTGTAGCACCAGCATGTGAATGTCCCAGAGGTTGCCATTTCCGCTTCGAAGGCTGGATAGGCGAACGCCTGCAAGCCAACCTGAATCAGTGGTTGTTGACCGCGCCCATCGCCAACCCGGCGATGTTGCAGATGTTTCGCGACCGCGACCGCAAGCCCCGCCGTGCGCTGGTGCCCTGGGCAGGCGAATTTGCCGGAAAATACCTCATCTCCGCTGTGCAGGGCTACCGCCTCAGCCGTGACCGACGCCTGCGTGACCTTCTGCAGTGGTTCGTCAGGGAGCTGATTTCCGTGCAGGACGCAGACGGCTATCTCGGTCCCCACCCGAAACCCGAAAGGTTGACCGGCAAGACGCACGACGGACAAAGCCCGCTCTGGGACCTGTGGGGGCACTACCACTGTATGCTGGGGTTATGGTACTGGTGGCAGGAGACGGGCGATGCCGACGCCCTGCAGTCCGCCTGCAAAGCGGCAGACCTCATCTGTCGCCGATTCCTAGATAGTGGCACGCGCATTCTCAGCGCGGGCGCGGAGGAGATGAACATGGCAATCAGCCATGTGCTCTGCCTGCTGTATCAGTCAACGCGGAATACGCGCTACCTGCAGATGGTGCGCGAGATAGAGAAGGACTGGGAAACACCTCCCGCAGGCGACTATGTACGCACTGCATTACGCGGTGTGGAGTTCTATCAGACGCCCAAGCCCCGCTGGGAAAGCCTGCCCAATGTGCAGGCGATTGCCGAGCTCTACTTCATCACGGGCGACGAACGCTACCGGCGGGCAGTGCTGCACATCTACCGCAGTATCCGCAAGACCGACCGGCATAACAGCGGCGCGTTCTCCTCGGCGGAGCAGGCAGTGGGTAATCCCTATGACACCCGCGCGATCGAGACCTGCTGTGTCATTGCATGGATGGCGCTGTGCATCGACGTGCTGCGCATCACGGGTGACCCCACCGTCGCCGATGAGCTGGAGCTGGCAACCTACAACGCCGTGTTAGGGGCACAGCATCCCTCCGGCAGGTGGTGGACCTACAATACCCCGATGGATGGACTACGCCGCGCCGCAGCACACGACATTGTGTTCCAGGCGCATCAGGGCGCGCCGGAGTTGAACTGCTGTTCGGTAAACGCGCCGCGCGGGCTGGGAATGCTCTCCGAATGGGCAGTGATGTGCACCCCCGGAGGCGTGAATCTGAACTATTATGGACCCGGCAAGATGCAGGTGCACCTCATGCGCGGAAGGACACTTACGCTGACCGTGCAGGGCGACTATCCCTGTCGGCAGGAGGTGCAGATAGGTATTGGCTTGACCCATCCGACGGAGTTCGCCCTGCGCCTTCGCATTCCGGGGTGGTCGCGCAAGACAGAAATCTGGCTGAACGCTCAGCGTGTGCCCGACGTCATGCCTGGAACCTATCTGAGTCTACAACGCGAGTGGCGCAGTGGTGACACCATCCGCATCCGGTTTGACTTCAGCCTGCACGCCTGGCTGGGTGAACGCGAACAGGCAGGAAAGGTATCGCTGTACAGAGGACCGGTTTTGCTCGCCTATGACCAGCGGTTCAACGCCATGGACCCCGACGAGGTGCCGACGCTCAGTCTTTCACACCTGCATTACGTGGAGGAACAGAAAAAGGAATGGCTGCCGCCGCTCTTTTTACTGCGCTTCGCCACGACGGACGGACGTGCCCTCCGGCTGTGTGACTTTGCCAGTGCGGGCGCAGCAGGTACGGTGTACCGTTCGTGGCTGCCGGTGCGCGACACCGCCCTCTCCGATGAGATGCGCAGTCCGTTCGCAGTATAG
- a CDS encoding OsmC family protein, translated as MSSSNQPIWMHLSADGKWEGGMRARLQVRDFEPIYSDEPPSFGGQDSAPNPMELLLAALNGCLAVMTQVIAREKGIDVYGVTLHAEGDLDLRGAMGDPNVPPYFRTVRERVEIQTSASPEQVRALQEEVQRRCPVYTLLKAAGVELHSEWTVQHPVETSPAR; from the coding sequence ATGTCGAGTTCAAACCAGCCCATATGGATGCACCTCAGTGCGGATGGCAAGTGGGAAGGCGGGATGCGTGCACGCCTGCAAGTGCGCGATTTCGAACCCATCTATAGCGATGAGCCGCCTTCGTTTGGTGGACAGGACAGTGCGCCCAACCCGATGGAGCTGCTGCTGGCAGCACTAAACGGCTGTCTGGCTGTGATGACGCAGGTCATCGCGCGTGAGAAGGGTATTGACGTATACGGCGTCACCCTGCACGCCGAAGGTGATTTGGACCTGCGCGGCGCGATGGGCGACCCGAATGTGCCCCCTTACTTCCGCACGGTGCGGGAGCGAGTGGAGATTCAGACCTCTGCCTCGCCAGAGCAGGTTCGGGCTTTGCAGGAAGAGGTGCAGCGACGTTGCCCGGTATACACCCTGCTGAAGGCGGCAGGTGTGGAGTTGCACAGCGAGTGGACGGTGCAACATCCCGTAGAGACTTCCCCCGCACGATAG
- a CDS encoding chemotaxis protein CheW: MPQEGQNLYVQATVGGERVGFPVTAVREIIHVPPIARVPRAPRWLQGVAALRGATIPVVCLRERFGMEPTSPDPQMRVVVAEVNGQPVGFLVDSVSTVHHFAEEDTEPPTALLLNEQNDYVQAIGHDGERLVLLLDPNRLLDRKQVERIQRLAAPQAA; encoded by the coding sequence ATGCCTCAGGAAGGACAGAACCTGTATGTGCAGGCAACGGTAGGCGGGGAGAGGGTGGGCTTCCCCGTCACCGCGGTACGGGAAATCATCCACGTTCCGCCTATCGCGCGCGTTCCCCGCGCACCACGCTGGCTGCAAGGCGTAGCCGCTTTGCGGGGAGCCACCATACCCGTGGTATGCCTTCGGGAACGGTTCGGAATGGAACCGACATCGCCCGACCCGCAGATGCGCGTGGTGGTAGCGGAAGTGAACGGACAGCCGGTCGGTTTTCTGGTGGATAGCGTCAGCACCGTGCACCACTTCGCCGAAGAGGATACCGAGCCCCCAACGGCTCTCTTGCTCAACGAACAGAACGACTACGTGCAGGCTATCGGGCATGATGGCGAAAGGCTGGTGCTTCTACTTGACCCCAATCGCCTCCTGGACAGGAAACAGGTGGAACGCATACAACGACTCGCTGCGCCACAGGCCGCCTGA
- a CDS encoding YjfB family protein — protein sequence MRVEERAAMSLLASMLRSEQRQQEYQIKLLRKTMDAQQQSGEQLVQMIEDAGKLLDIRA from the coding sequence ATGCGAGTAGAAGAACGTGCAGCCATGAGCCTGCTGGCGTCGATGTTGCGCAGTGAGCAGAGGCAACAGGAGTATCAAATCAAGCTCCTGCGCAAGACAATGGATGCCCAGCAGCAGAGCGGTGAACAACTGGTACAGATGATTGAGGACGCCGGAAAGCTTCTCGACATCCGGGCGTGA
- a CDS encoding chemotaxis protein CheX, whose translation MMRVEYINPFVSAAYSVLEMVLGVVPDKGQLAMRPGIFTTQQCSIVMGVTGKVEGTVIYGMSLTTADKIASHMIGQPIRTFDALAASAIAELGNMITGNAAALLAEKGYTCDISPPSIIRGSNVKISTVNTPALVVPITLGEFGDLEINVSLQERK comes from the coding sequence ATGATGCGAGTGGAATATATCAACCCGTTTGTCAGCGCGGCATACTCGGTGCTGGAGATGGTGCTGGGGGTCGTGCCTGATAAGGGACAGCTGGCGATGCGCCCGGGCATCTTCACCACCCAGCAGTGTAGCATCGTCATGGGCGTGACCGGCAAGGTCGAGGGCACGGTCATCTACGGGATGAGCCTGACCACTGCCGACAAAATCGCGTCGCACATGATAGGACAGCCCATCCGCACCTTCGATGCGCTGGCTGCCAGCGCAATAGCCGAACTGGGTAACATGATTACCGGGAACGCGGCAGCACTGTTAGCAGAGAAAGGTTACACCTGCGATATCTCGCCGCCCAGCATCATTCGCGGCAGCAACGTCAAAATCTCCACCGTAAACACCCCCGCGCTGGTGGTGCCCATCACGCTGGGAGAGTTCGGTGACCTGGAAATCAACGTCAGCCTGCAGGAGAGAAAATAA